The Chrysemys picta bellii isolate R12L10 chromosome 5, ASM1138683v2, whole genome shotgun sequence genome includes a window with the following:
- the CCNI gene encoding cyclin-I, with the protein MKFSGSLESQRLCLLLETAISREAQMWKVHMPKIQPNQDVAISPAQRDEVIQWLAKLKYQFHLYPETLALAVSLLDRFLATVKARPKYLNCIAISCFFLAAKTIEEDERIPVLKVLARDSFCGCSPAEIRRMEKIILDKLHWDLHMATPLDFLHIFHAVAVSTRPQLLTVLPKMNPSQHVAVLTKQLLHCMACYQLLQFKGSMLALAIISLELEKLIPDWLALIFELLQKAQMDSSQLIHCRELVARHLSTLQSALPPNSVYVYSPLKRTLVTCNRGAFRFNPSSVPGPEFSKDNSRPEVPIKGTAGFYQCLPAPTGCKQASAKRKVEEMEVDDFYDGIKRLYNEDSAPEVAALENVGSVCGADVSRQEGNSSPCPPLQPVSVM; encoded by the exons GATGTAGCCATTTCTCCAGCACAACGGGATGAGGTGATTCAGTGGCTGGCCAAACTCAAGTACCAGTTCCACCTTTATCCAGAAACACTCGCCCTGGCCGTCAGTCTCTTGGACCGGTTTTTAGCCACAGTAAAG GCCCGTCCAAAGTACTTGAATTGTATTGCGATCAGCTGCTTCTTCCTTGCTGCCAAGACCATTGAGGaagatgag AGGATCCCAGTACTGAAGGTGTTGGCCAGAGACAGTTTTTGTGGCTGTTCTCCAGCTGAAATTCGCAGGATGGAGAAGATTATTCTGGATAAACTGCACTGGGATCTTCACATGGCTACGCCACTGGATTTCCTTCATATT ttCCATGCAGTTGCTGTGTCAACCAGGCCTCAGTTACTGACAGTCCTGCCCAAGATGAACCCATCTCAGCATGTGGCTGTTCTCACCAAGCAGTTACTGCACTGCATGGCCTGTTACCAGCTGCTGCAGTTCAAGGGGTCCATGCTGGCACTGGCCATCATCAGTCTGGAACTGGAGAAGCTGATTCCTGATTGGCTCGCGCTCATCTTTGAACTGCTCCAGAAAGCACAG ATGGACAGCTCCCAGCTGATCCACTGTCGGGAGCTTGTGGCCCGTCACCTTTCCACTCTGCAGTCTGCTCTGCCGCCCAATTCTGTATATGTCTACAGTCCCCTCAAGCGTACCCTGGTGACCTGTAACAGAGGAGCGTTCAGATTCaacccctcctctgtcccagggcCAGAATTCTCCAAGGACAACAGCCGACCAGAAGTACCAATCAAAGGTACAGCCGGGTTCTACCAGTGTCTGCCAGCTCCCACCGGCTGCAAGCAAGCCTCCGCCAAGCGCAAAGTGGAAGAGATGGAGGTGGATGACTTCTACGATGGAATCAAGCGGCTCTACAATGAAGACAGTGCTCCAGAGGTGGCGGCGCTAGAAAACGTGGGGTCTGTTTGTGGCGCCGATGTGTCGAGGCAAGAGGGGAACAGTTCCCCTTGCCCACCTTTACAGCCGGTCTCTGTTATGTAG